In Arachis hypogaea cultivar Tifrunner chromosome 7, arahy.Tifrunner.gnm2.J5K5, whole genome shotgun sequence, the genomic window caactttcaattctatatgtatatattttattctgTGTGTGTGTCATGATGCTGATTCTTTAGTTTACAAGTTAAGTGAATGATTGTGGCTGTTGTTGTTGTGTCTACTTTAGGGTAGATCATTGTGTAACTAGTTGTTGCTTTTTATTTGTCCCTTTGTGTTTctaatttgtttttctgaataGGAAGGCTTGTAGTTAGTGACAACATTGTTATCATAACGGGTTTTGGTGGCCATTGCACATGGCAGATGAAATCTTGCTTCAAGAGTTATTATCTAAAGTATTTTCTGAGAAATCAGAAGTTTTGTTCATCTTAGCTGATCCTGAATTTTCGTAATTGTGATTTCTTTGCTCGAGTTTATTTTGGTGGTTATATGTCAAGGGCTCAAGCCGTGGAAGCAGCCATTGATATGTAATTATCAAGTTAGGCTGTCTACATTACACCCTTTGGGTGCGGCTCCTCCCTAACACAAGGTGCTTGTGCACTGGACTGCCCTTTATGTCAAATAGTTCAATAGGAATTTCTTTGGTAAGCTCCTGTGGTGTTCTAATTTCTAAATGGTACTACTTTCACCTCAAATGTGCATTGGTCTTAGATATGATGTCATGCTTGTTAGAATGAAAAATGATCAACATTTATGATCCTTTTTGCAACTTTTAAGTTGAACGAACATGAAAATTTTCAGAACTTGGATGCAAATGAATGAATTTAGTATTAGTACAGCTTATTTGACATAGTTTGCTTTTCGGTTTTCATGTTACAGCGAATAATGGCGCCGGCAGGACTCCCCTGAATTGGGAAACAAGGTCTGCCATTGCCCTTGGCGCTGCTCGTGGGGTCGCATACCTACATTCACAAGGACCAACATCCTCCCATGGAAACATCAAATCCTCAAATATCCTTCTCACCAAATCATTTGAAGCTCGTGTCTCCGACTTTGGCCTTGCTCATCTTGCTCTCCCGACCGCCACACCCAACCGTATTTCCGGCTATCGAGCCCCAGAGGTCACTGACTCTCGCAAAGTATCACAAAAGGCAGACGTCTACAGCTTTGGTATAATGCTCTTGGAACTCCTAACGGGGAAGGCTCCCACTCATTCCTCACTGAATGAAGATGGTGTAGACCTCCCAAGATGGGTCCAGTCGGTGGTTCAAGACGAGTGGAACACTGAGGTTTTCGACGTGGAGCTCCTTAGGTACCAGAACATTGAGGATGAAATGGTGAAGCTCTTGCAGCTCGCGCTCGAATGCACAGCTCAATACCCCGACAAGAGACCTTCAATGGAGGTGGTTGAAAGCAGGATTCAGGAAATTTCACGTTCTAGTttagagaaagaggaagaagaagaaaaaaatgaattttcaCAACAGTACTACTCTGTTGATTCTGGTCCCCCACAAGCTTGAACATAGAACTGAAGAGAGAAACCCTTCATTATTTCATCATTGGCCTATTTTTGGCATAGCATATTATTgtagtttgtttgtttgtttattcATTGAACTTTCATAGAACCAGTTGTTCATGATCCCTTTTGTCTTAACCCCTCAATTCCCTTTTGTCATTTGCCTTGAGTCTTGTTTTGGGGTTTCAATGTTACTATAGCCCCAAATTCATTTACATTACATTCACAAAAAGacatctatttatttttatttttattttcacagGATTTGGTGTGAAATgtgaatactttatttttttgttttgttttggtgaCTTGTGAATACTCTGTTTGGATATCTAGAATGTTTCTCCTTCACTTCTTCCTGATTATTGTTGGATTGTTGTgtcataattttttttagcaAATTATATTCGTCTCTTTATGTTTGATGAAATTTAACTGAGTTTTTCCTAgttcataaaatataaattaatctcGGAATTTAGGTAATAATATATTTggcatttttatatgaatttaattttgatgcattgacAATGTAATGTAGTTTTAAACTTGTATTTAATTGACAATGTAATGTAGTTTTAAACTTGTATTTAATTACGTAATGATAATAAATGTGATTGCACGACTGTATAAatcagtgtattaaaattaaactatttttatatttCGTAAAATATACACTAAACACTTGTATAAATAGAAAATTATCTTCCTCAAAAGAGAGAATAAGGTTATATAAACAAATACATATAATCATGATAAGTGttaccaaattttaaattatgttaatACAATTTGCTCTGCCACCCATATTCTTAAGGTGGTCATCTATAGTAAATGAACTACTAATTTTTCAATTCTGaatcattttcttttgattaagCATTACTTCCAACTTCCAAGAGTAAAAGTGAATCCAAGGTTTACTTAGTATAGTTTTATTAGTTAGTGTGAAttattataaatagaaataataggAATGTAAATTAGAGTATTTTTCTCTGTAAAATTCCTCTTCAATAAAATTATATTCTTCGTCTCTcgctcttatttaatttaattcttaccTAATTCACTCTTATTCTTTCCTATACAATACTCTTCCCCTTACAGAACCTAAATCAGACCTttcatctaattattttgatgctaTAGGAAACTGCATAACTTAGTCTTGCTTTTGTTTATGCCGTGTCTGACATTTTACTCTAACATTACCATTTTTCTAATTGAATTTATCTTCACATAAAAATTTAAAGGAATGGTTATTTTTAGGGAATTTCATTTTAATGTACTGAAAGTATAAAATGATTTATACAGTAGTATAAttacatcaatttttttaaataatgtaaaaagtaattatttttattaatatatgatatacgtgtaaaattattttatattaatagtttatcaaaattaaattctatttttaggatttcaaaagtaTACTGTACTTACAGTTCACTAAATGAGTTAAGACAAGAGCGGATGTTTCATCAATTTCTCACTGAAGTTTCCTTCAATTTCATCCATTAACATACGCCACTGACTGTGGTGAGagagattttagaatttagaaGCATTATTTAGCTCCTCTTACCACTTGGCTTATTCATTGGGTTACACACTTATAAATTGAAGCcagagaaatatttttgaattttgataattttaCATTCAATTGTATATATTTGTCATCCTTTCTATTCTAAAATATATTACTTAGAAAATTTGATACAAGCATTTTTCACGATCACCAATATCTTATTATACTATAATAACACGTATTAAAAATCACTCCTCTTCTATTTCAACACTTTCTCTTCTTCATCACTCTtttaaagaaaacacaaaatttcAACTCTATCCACTGCACTCCAAACCAGTCATGCTAGCACAATTTAAAGAAgtggaatattatattaaatagagaAAGTAGACTCCTAAGACACATGTAAACACTCCCTCAAAAAATCACcgagttattttaattcttatgaattaataattaaattaatttttaaaagataaaatatgttttaaatttatagattttttcaattaaattaatctattaaaaattaaaaataaattatatttatcattCAATCACTCTATTAATAATTTCTATTAACAAATGATATTATAAATGTTAATTGACATACTTAATTgaatattgattaaatatatttatgaaaatttattaatttagttctttttttcaattatataaattatattttcaatATCATCTagtgactaaattaataaattttcaaaacatATTTGATTAACGTCCAATTAGATATATTAAATGTTATGTATGTTATCAATTAACATTTTATATCATCAATCgttgaaaaaaattgttaattgaATAACTAAAggacaaatataattaattaataaatttgattGATAAAATCTTTCCGAACGAATTTGAAAAATGTTGCATGTTTCAGatactaatttgactattaagtattaatcctatttttatttttaccattTTTTAATACTACCCTATTAGGCAAATTTTTTGTTGCTTCATCCCATCTTACGCAAATTCAGCTTTTCCTCACCCACAGTGAAAACAATTACCGCTTTGTTTACTTTCGTTTaaatattatttcttcttttctttcccccttaaaaaaacataaacaacagcaacaataataatTTAGCAGCCTTCACAATTCACAAAGATACTGTTACGGCTCTCTTTAAGGATTGAACATCATCTGTGTGACGATGTCTTCAAATTCCAAGATAGATCTAGCGCTAAAactctaaagaataaaaaattagttaaaaaaaaagatagattGTGAAATTTTTTTTCTACTACGTGCTTTACTTTGAAGGCATTTATTCTTTTTCGTGGATATTGACATATGTTGTTATTTGTTGCACTTCTTTTTAGAGTGACATATTCATTATTCTTTTGAATAATTTTAGACTGTCAAAAACGTTTGCTTTTTGAAAAAAACTTGGGGGTTTGTTGAAACTTAGTTGTAAAGAACTATGCTTTATAACTCATAATCTGAAATTATAGCCATTCGAGAgacaaaaaggagaaaaagacatGTGTATATAACAGAGAAATGTAGCTAGCTAGTTAGCTTGCTTTAGCTTGTGATGCAATTTTGATTCGTTGAAACTTGGTTGTTCCAGTTGGTTTGAAAAGTAATGATCTTAGCTTAAGTGTACAAATATTCCATCAcatgattgttttattttttcctttcttaAACAAAGATAATAAGCGTATGGTTTTTCAATTAGGACCCTGGGTCTTGAGTCATGCCTGCCTATCAAATAATcattgaatattattattatttaaacaatAGTTGTTATTGTGTATTTATATTAACATATTATCTATGCACTAAAAATAGGATGTAAgctctatttataattttatattgaaaGGTCTCTATGATATAATTAATCTGAGTTCACAAAAAATATTTGAGAAGTAGCAGCATGACAGCATCAATATCTGAATCACGAATTTAGGTATTAAAAAACTTGAGAGATTAAAGTTCATTTCAAAACTTCAATTTATATAACaaggaaatttattttttttttggtatggtAATGGCCTAAGCccaagagaacaaaaacaaaatattacTTAATGATTCTGGGGCAAGGTGACCCCATTAGCATCATCACTCAATAACGGAAGAAGTTCAAAGGGGGAAGAATCTAAGAAGCAAAAATCTTCTTTATACTTAATGCTGGTTTGAGCTAACCAATGGGCGCATTTATTTGTTTCTCTTCCCACGTGATTGAAGGAGATCTCCCATGGCCTCCTAATCAAACTCAGGATTTCTCTTAAAACTTTACTATGACAAGTGGTTATTTTAGTGTGATCTTTCAACATCTCATAAACCTCCATTGCATCAACTTCAACAACCACTCTTCGTATTCCCAAGTCAGCAGCCATTCTCAGACCATGTAGAACCCCTTGCAGTTCTGATTGGACCGCATTGCACATTCCCAAATTCACACGAAAACCTCCAATCCATTCTCCCTTACTTGATCTCAATAGTCTGCCGCAGCCCGCTTTGCTTGTCCATTCCTGTGCGGCGCCATCGGTGTTAAGTTTGACTCACCCTATAACAAGGAAATTTAGTCATAGATGTCAATTGTCTCAGtcccttttttttgtttaaacaaTTCTCAGAATCTCAGTCCTACTATGTTTCCTTTTATGGAAAACGGGGCATGGGCCTTAGCCTATTATGTTTGTTTTTCTGAACTACCAGTAAACCACGTTGGCATATCAATGAGCATCTAAAATTTGGATCTTTCTTCTGGGCCATAGCCTATTATGGCCATAGgcctattacttttttttttaatcctgTCTATGATTCACGGACACAAACGTACAAAACACATCgacatataaattttaaaattttataagatatataaaatataaaatattttaaaaaaatcataataatatttaatattttattaatattataatataaattaatttttatatatatgtgaaaAGAAGAATTTTATATATACGAGAAGAAGAATTTTATATGAGTGAGAAAAAGTTTGAAcattatttgattaataaaattattaatgttCAACAAATTAAATAGTAATGAGCAGAAGGATTTTCAAAAAGCTTGAACATCATTTGATATATGTTTTAGTACATTCGAGTATGACGGATCAAGCATGTATTCACAAGCCAAATTTACACTGAGAGCACTTAACACGTATGTGGTGACCAACCACGGTTTCTAGTagcatttttttttcataatccgTGGTAAGCAGCCGCGGTTTATGCACAAATTAAAAACCGTAGTTACCTACCACGGTTTACATAATAACAAAAAAGAACACTCACGTAAACGAATTAGAAATGTTGCATTTGAGTAGAGAATCTTCACAACCATTTTAATTGAGTAAATTGCCCTCTCAAACTAGTATGTAATATCCTTAAGTCACGATACAAAACACATCgacatataaattttaaaatcttataaatatttttaaaaaaagcgtaataatatttaatattttattaatattataatataaattaatttttaattatttttaatcttattttaattatataaaatatttaaaatatttatttattttaataaataataatatatactatttttaaatttatttcaagaatacagGTTAAGAATAAAATTGCACACCCTGACACGTAATGATATTTAAGTTTGTCCAAACATGtccaaaaaagaattttttattttttattaagacacggttaaACACAGAAAACatgcgtgtcggacgagtgtcgatGAATGTCATGTTTGAAATGTGTCTGACACACGAACACAACAATTTAGTAAAGTCTCCTTCATAGATCCTTCCTAATTACAGGATTTGAAAACTAAAGCCATTTTACCATTCCATATTTAAAATTCAGAGTTTTAATGAAAAGATAAGTTCATTGCAGGTAAGAGATCTGACATAGTTTTATTACTGTACAAAGTACATGCACTCTTTCTTGAACCACAACTAAATTCATGGTGAGGGGAACAAAAAAGTATCACAACTAATACTCATGGTGGAAAAAAAGGACCACAACTAAGGCTAAAGGGAATGTATTCAACAAGGAAGCTTCATCAACACCTTGAACATCTATGACTAAAAATTGAGATATTGATCGAAAAGAAGGATCATTTTGCAGTTTTGGAATGTTTGATTAGCCAGTCAATGACCACATCTATGTTTACAGAATCCTTGCATGAGATCATATAGCAGCATACCTCTCTGTCTTTAATTGACTCAAGTTCTCTGAAAGAACACATGGAGAAAAAGATTTACATAAGAAAAAAAAGGGGTTAAATATGCTTTTGATCCTTGATTAGCAATTTATCTTTGGTCCCTGTAAACTTTCTTTTGtggttttggtccaaaatcttTCAGGGCTGAAATTAGTCCCTCTCATCATCTCACATAGACATGAACTTAGAGAGTTATTTGTAATTTGAATCATAGGCCAGAAACCGATTCGTATGTGGGATGATAACACAGACCAATTTCTTTCACTCTTTCTAGAAAATTTTTTGAACTGAAACCACGAGAAGATTTACAAGGACTAACATTATAAATTGTTGATTTACAAGGACCAAAATTTACTTAacctaaaagagaagaaaagggggggggggggggaatatATTATTGGTTTGTGGAAAGATATCTTAAGTGCTCTGAACTCACAGCTGATCTACCAATGCTTGCTTGGAGAGTGCTTCTGACTTGTCAATTTTATTTCCAAGAACAAGCAAAGGAATTCCACCTAGAGAAGGTTTCGTCAAGAGTTCATGCAACTCGCTTCGAGATATAGGAACACTGTCTCTGTCAGCAGCATCTACAACATACCTGTTTTTACACATCCATCAATTGAGAGAGCTTTAATACACATGACAAAAAGAACAATGCATAAGAATCTTTGTTTCGTTAACGGGCAACAGTAGATATTGATAAGAGCAAGTACTGAGTTTTCTGTTCAAAACCATTCCCAGGTAACTTCTCTTGATAATAAAACTTTTAGGATATAGTTAACCCTTCACATAGGTCACTATTAATTATGTAGACTTTCAATTTAACCCCCCTTTGATGAAAAATTCTTAGGGAAAGGAAACCATGAAGGCATTGTTTGAAATCCCGAATGCTATTGCGCCCTATTGTAAGGTTTTAACTTTTAATCCTAAACCCTGAAACTACAGAGTTACCTTCTATTTGATCTACTCTCATTATAAGAGCTTCTATAGATATTCTGCTCACTAACCAAATTATCTAAGGTGAGATTCTTCCAACTGTTTCCAGAATATTTAATACTTCAACTTTCTCTACTATATAACCATTCTTAATCCTATCTTGTTTACAGTGTCCACTCGTCCAACTTAACATTCTCATCTCTGTAAAATTGAGCTAAGTTCTTGGCTTTTTTAGTTGCCAACACCACAGGTCTTGTTTCCTTAATCACATTTTTCTATTACAAAATAACACTAGAGCACACTTTAATTTTCATTCACTCATTTTGAATCCTTTTGTCTACATATCCCTTTATTTTATGGTGCTTTGTATCATATGCACAAAATACTTAAACCACATGATTTGCAGTATTTTATCTTACAA contains:
- the LOC112702550 gene encoding ADP-ribosylation factor-like protein 8c, yielding MGLWDSLLNWLRSLFFKQEMELSLVGLQNAGKTSLVNSIATGGYSEDMIPTVGFNMRKVTKGNVTIKLWDLGGQRRFRTMWERYCRGVSAIVYVVDAADRDSVPISRSELHELLTKPSLGGIPLLVLGNKIDKSEALSKQALVDQLELESIKDREVCCYMISCKDSVNIDVVIDWLIKHSKTAK